The following is a genomic window from Leptidea sinapis chromosome 1, ilLepSina1.1, whole genome shotgun sequence.
TGAGAACAGGATATGTATGTTTGATACTGGACATCAGTGGTAGGAATGGGCAAACATAGATCTTAGCAAATTATCCATGTGAAGGtagaagtaaaaaaataaagataaacgTCTTTACGTAACGCTAATGGTTGAGCTGGTTTCTGAGAAGGTTATGGATAACTGTTCTTCTAGGAAGCTAAGCAAATATGATTTTACAAGacaaattaaaacttatgaATGCTTCACCGTCAACAAGTGATTCCAGACTAATACTCTTGCTGCAGTTAGATGGTTGTTACATGGGTTATGACAAAGTGCCAAAGGCTCACCCAATCAAAAGTGGACTGTGGACAACtgtgatatttgtttttaaccCTAAGTCATATTGACTCGTGAatactatataattttataaagccGGCAGCAGATGTTTCAAAATCAATGTGCAATGCAAGAAGCTTACCTTGAACAGATAAGGCAGCCACCGATGCGCGCGATGCTTAAGCGTCTTGTCGCTAAGAACATGGTGCATGTCTTCCAAGTACTGCTCGACTGTCACGAAGTTGTACGGGTCTATGGCGCCCCACTGCTCCTCCCATGTCAACTGTGCAAACAACAGGCCTAACATTAATAGTTCATTGCTCTTAAAATTCCATGCAAAAGTTTTTCATCCTCACAGGTGTACTGCTTATGCATTGAAGTATTTATTTCGCTAAATAACTGGAAGTCGCACTGTTGGATAGTCTGTGACCTTATCGATCAATTacttattgctataaaaaaataggtatttaactaaacaatttcaatacagTGATTGTCGTCACTGCAATATCCGATGATCTACTGAAATTTACGCAAATATAGAGCTGGTTAAATCACTCTATAAATTTAACAACTTATTGCTtcgtaaacatatttaaaaaaaataaacttgataaTCTAAAAGGATTTCTGTAAACTAACTGGCTGTTTGCGCCATATAAAGCGCGAGAGAAGTACCTTGCATCATTCCTTACCTTGATGATAGCAGTGAATTCCTTCGCCTGTTCCTCATCTAAGTTACCCAGCGATTTGAATCTATCGGAAAAGAGCAGGAAGTCGTTGAAAGAGATCAATCCATCCTTGTCCACGTCCAGAATGTTGTGGACTGTCCTCATCTTCCGTCGCCAGAATTCAGACTGAGAAAAATTATACTGAGTTATTGGCACATCctaatttcctaaaatattaatatcatccGATAATGTTTTGGGTGGGACATAACATTAAGAAgtgaaaaatttttgtttattggtatatatttttcaattgacAAAGTATTATAGGCTtctgaatataaatattaatataagtatcAACTGCGATAAAAGCAGATTATTTTCTTATGAACACGTATACAGCTTGTTTTTGAACTAAATGGAATGGTGTTTTCCTTATTCGTATTCACGtattattcatcatcatcaccactTCTGTCTTCGAAATAAGTTCCCAGAgatatcccttattttcattgaaaaaacttttaattttttttattctttttaatttgatgtttttctcaaatgtgtaacactcgcgttcatcaaagaaaatactatgttgTTATTCAgtcttaaacaaaatatttatcagCTTTCAGAACCACAAGTAAATTATGAAGGTCGAACAGATTCTAAAGAAGCAGGAAACGGACAACTTGAGAGACAACATCGCGACATTAAAAGGCTTACTATTCACAGCAATGAAATGGGTATCGCTTATTAGAGTTTAACTATCATGGTGTTTGCAAATAATGTTTCATTGCTTAGTTGtgaatttatgtaaaaattaaatatgtctcattttacttactttaatgaactgaataaaaaatataactgaaagtcgataatcgtatgttgcacatttttaaaAGGAATCTACATTGGTactatgtgaaaaaagtttcactcaaaaatctcaaaccatgacaCATTTCATCTTGGACTTGGCATCTTTTCAGTACACTCAGACCTGATAGAGGAATGCAGGTAAGTAAGTCGATTAAAACCAACGCTGCCATCCGTACATTTTTGCTGTAAATCTATTGTCATGCTGCTTAATTtcaaatcgtaatattttaataacgagggcggcactgaaaatttcgggaatcaaggaagtgacacaaaataactatttaaaaatgtatttattgcttttcgaagtattctccgcgaaatttgacacatttttcaataccaattattgaagcaaccattccattcggaagttggggtgtccaaaatggccgttttgtaggcgttcacagcttcttcaggtgatgaaaatctctgaccacgcaatttattctttattttagggaaagtattgAAATcgttagggcttaggtcggggctgtacggcggatggtctaataattttatgctttattgctctaaaaactctattgttctgtgcgcggtgtgagaactcgcattatcgtgatggaggatgatgcggcggttgcagttctctttaaggagttcagaaacgacctgtttGCCACAAATGCTAGCATATCATTCTGCatataccattctgcattaaccgttctttgtccctcaagaggaatagtcgcaacatggccggttttggagacaaacgtagccaccattttttttgcaacactccgtgaacgaacaatttttgttggctttaactcattttcgaacacccaaactcgtgactggttttttgtttcgggttcgtacgcgtatatccaggattcgtcacctgatacgatgttgtatacagcatttgaggatcctgcgtggaatctttcgagagttctgacgcaccaagcaacgcgagccgctttttgctcttcactcTGTggtgcggtatccatcgggaaaacaactttttacacctaattgttcatgcaagattatttgtatttgactcatgccaatgtctaaagttgccttaatttcgcggtatgtcacatgtcgatcttcctcaatcagcttacgcacagcatcaacgttttctttgactgcagtttttggacgaccttgacggggatcatcactgagcttgacacatccacgttgaaattcagcaaaccagcgataaattgtggttttggatggagcttcatcaccaaatacagaaatcatccggtcaacacactgtttttgtgttaaaccacttcgaaagtcataataaatcattgctctagaattttctcgagtcaattccattttctcaacgactacaCAAGTTTGAAAacaccttgtgacaagaccgagaatctttttttaaataaatcaatggtattcgatttttaaaaccaaggagttttcaattaataagattttaatatgacaggaacagtggaaatattccattcccgatacttttagtgcagcctatgtattatgatgtaatattttaattattgttatgataaaaaaaatcataattgaAGGAGACTTACTCTTTCAAATCCCTTGCATTCAGTGTCCGAGTCAGAATCACTATCATAATCCAGTTTCCTCCGGTTCTCCTCTGGTCGTCCGTGCTGCTTGCTGTACCTTCTCAGACTGCGGACTGTCTCCGAGATGTCCAGCTCTCGTGCTTCTTGGAGTTGTAAGTAGCAAACTGTACCGTTGCAGGACATCTTCGTATGTATTTGCTGGAAATAAGTATATCGTCAATATAGGAATATatgagtaagtatattatattgtcataaCATTAGGCTCATAGACCTAtagttaaagttttattaaaagatCAGACAATCTTCATTTTATGCGTCTTTCACAGTGCTAACCTAGAGATAATCCGATTCAAAAATAAGCATTTCATTTTATGCTCACTCAACACCTAGCAATTGTTCATAGAGTTCCTACTAGGAACTCGATGGTCTTTCTAGGTCTTGAATCACCAGCAACTCTATAAGATCCGTGTTACTTGAGATCAAATCGTTCGATCACAGGGGTTTTTGCTCTAAtcttattgaattatttatggaaacTTTTGTAGTAGAAAGTACCTCAACTTATCTGATCTTATGTCATTTAATAATTCTCATTGTTGGCTAATTGCCTTGCGAAACTAATAGATTTATCCATCAACTTTAGTCACGGGCATCGTATTTTGTGAAAATGGTTTTCTCCAaaaggtattatttttataggtcGAGTTGGTTTCGTCAGCAGACGTGTTAAGTTAGATAATGCGATAGGCAAAAGGGCGAAGACCTTATAAAActggttttaatttatttatgtattagtgtCGGACCGTAAATCACGGTTGCGTGGAGATTGGGCAACGCcaacaaaatattaaagaacgttttcgaaataatttatattgtactCATGTAGTATAAttactatatacatatactGTACATGTCTATAGATTTAtctagttataataaaattgacaagTTAAGATTTTGGTATTTGGACGCTTCgctttatattctattttatacttaggtgtttatattttaatttctggACAGTATAGTTCTTAGGTATTCTTGTTCATGCAAAAAAAGTATGCAAAAAATTTTCTAAAGTGGCGGTTCCAAGTCCATAAAACGTGCGCCCAAAATAGCATTGCGGGACTTTGATATCCAAGAAATTGGATATCTTTTGAAGTTTTTGTCTGTCTATCTTGTAGGTACTCGTTAAGACTCACGAATCTAGGGTTATGGTTGCAACATTGCCGTCAGTAACGTGTGGGAGCTAAGTATAATAGCCTAAAGACATGATCgcatttggtacggccgaaccatcaGACGCGGTCTGGTAGCAGACCATACTTGATGGCTTATTGCATTGTCCATCtcagaaaattattattattaccagtggcgtagcgtgccttggcgGGGCCCCGTATAAACATTTGCTCGGTGAAGAGTAAAGATTTCCcacaaaataaaagaaaattttgcctaaaattaaaagaaatatttatatatcataattatctaagtatctgtccttttttaaatattttacaaacatttcaaattaaatatacactctCCTTGCCTTTTTTCGGCAAgaaacaaatgtttttattaatttttgcttatgCTCGTCGCGGGCCCCCGTCACCCGGAGGCCCCTTTTATTTGATACGGCCGATACGGCGGTAGCTGCCCCCGATTATTACTttccggaccgtaccgagtacgaaGCCGGAGCAATCGTTCGAGACACACACCGTACCTACATctgatggtccggccgtacgaAATCCGACCATATAATTAGGTAATATGATGCACTATGCAGGCGCTTGTCGGTGGGGTCAGCCATGTGCCCGGAGAAACACACAACAGAGTCATTGACCTCCCTAAATTATGTTTGTGttgattacattaaaaatatgagTTTATCTATTACCGTTAGAAACATGGGCGTTGTGTATCccttcataataaataataagttatgtCATGTCAACaacattgtaataaaaaattgaaaattaaacacTTTTACAGCTACCCACGTTCCTTAACTTGTAATTGTTCCGTATTAATACAAATGCAATCATTGAACGTCCTAATTTCTTCAAAATTTGCTCCAATgagaatacaatattttttcataactttAGCCTCATATCCTAACCCCTATCACAGGtattaaaaaatagttataatttaaaaccctaaacatatttataattagttgagctatttattaattacgagctctacttttacCGAACGTATGTTAGATTCAGTAATCTAAAAGATATCCTATAGCCTCAATCGATAAACAAAAGAcgtaaacttttgtataaaataaacttaaaacaaacaataggaatacttttttaagtgttatttacccgtgttttaatgaagtttcgtttttacctcctgagaaagttagaaagataactattctttcaatttgatttctgaacgacacacgacacacatcaaaggaaaataaaaactgttgtttttatttaatttccagcattttcatgtttattcaaaccttccacaaataattcaagacgaaaattagtcaaatcggtccagacgctctcgagttttagccagactaacgaacagcatttttcatttttatatatatagatagataataaaCTGGTGGACTGTATGTAGAAAGATTAgattcattttattaattatgatttataaGCGCGTTTTAGTTGGTTTCTTATACTATAAATAGTCAATGAAGCATTTACCATCAATGAATATGTTTATGAGGCCAAGAGGCCTACGAGAGTCCTAAACACATCCAACTCTGGAATGTGAGGCCATCGCCGCAATGAGGGCAGGTTGCCTCAAGACCCTCAATATCCAGACTACCTACCCCACCTGTATCTACTGAGGATACAGCGCCTCTTAAAGATCATAAGCCTGGAGGACgtgatttaaatacaaattggACGCCGAATAAGCAAGGGAAAAATTCTCTAAACGTTGCCCTACAGCCACAACTCATCACAATGAGCATAGTCATCGCCAGGGCGTGCATCCAAGCAGACGTTGGGGGCACAATACATCTACAGATTTAACTGCTTATTTCcccaacaaaaataataataatccatgaaaaaaagttttttataagaCTTTTGATTCGTCATTTTAATCATGTGTAAATTAGAAACACGTACTACATTACAACCTAACATaactactataatatataagttcCTAATCAACAAACATATGACCTATTTTGGAACACTACCAACCATACAAAATACTACAACCTGCGCTacgtttttacttttttttagtaaataagggacaagacgagcaggacgttcagctgttggtaagtGATAccccctgcccatcacaatacagtgccgctcaggattattgaaaaacccaaaaattctgagaacACTATAACTTTCGATGACAAGttttcaagtctcatttgcccagtaatttcactagttacggcggccttcagaccgaaacacagtacttaatgcttacacattactgctacattaatactttttaatattatgcaaaTTCGTAGACGGTTAAAAAGTATCGACGTACTGATTGCTTTTATTGATTGACTTTCGATGGTAAGATAAAACTCAAAATACACGAGTTCAATTGAGActaaagataatttataaaCGAGACGAGTTCGCAAATATTATCCTGGCCTCAATTCGATAAATGAGACGGATTCATTGTACAGGACGTGGCACAGTAGTATGATGTCACATTCAGACATCTACagatataataacatttaagaAGTTATAGGTACTTCTTTTGACGCGTTAGGGCAAAATTATTAGAGATTTTTTTACCATGGGCGCGTACACCGCTATGCAAATTCGACATTCTGACGTTAgcagctggtcaactagaccatttgtatcataattCACCTAACAATACTCTTAGTCAACCAAAGAacgagaatttaataaatttcaatttatataagtacctacatgttttaaaataaaattctctataagtaagttttttaatgatatttaaatacacgttatttataactaaattatgcggtaggtataaccttctttattacaataatggtttttctacaaatgtaaaaaagcacgaagaataatttttgtttttattacgccaaaTAACAGCTAAGTCTATACTTACAATATGGGTACTACAATAGTAGTATAGTAGGATAGACAAACAAAACGTGCGATAAACAGTAACTCTTCTAACGGTGTTACAGCTCGATAGAAAAGGAACGCGAacctattgttactgtaactgattattatttataagtcgtaaacagtcagcaacGCTTCGAAGTAGCGCCTTAGTATTTGTAATAATGAATACCAGCTAACTAACTAAATCAAAATTGGCCACCCATTATCGGGACTGTCTTGTCGTCTAAACGCTAGTATATAGGTTCTGACACGATTAAGTACTGGTAACCTTGAAATTATTAACTATCTCAACTATGGACGGACACAGACTGAGAAAGAAAGTAGGtatcatataataatacatcaatcaaaatttattgaattaaggcgctatagtcgctatagtttttgaaaatctacttattatttagcggaaatccataattatccaaatgctgtgagttttcttgagtgtttgTTAATTCTGATTAGATTTGTCTttaaccagtggaaggctcctttgcacaggatgcagactagattataggtaccacaacggcgcctatttctgccgtgaagcagtaatgtgtaaacattactgtgtttcggtctgaagggcgctgcagctagttaaattacagggcaaatagactaaacatcttatgtctattgataggattcttgacaaaacccaaaaattctgagcggcactgcattgtaatgggcagggcgtatcaattaccatcagctgtacgtcctgctcgtctcgccccttattatcataaaaaaaacaattcgacacgtgttttgcctctacacgagacatcctctAGAGATGTTGACTCGGCGAATTCTGGCACGAGATAGTCTCGTAAaatagcggaattaacaccccAGAAGACACACAACATTTGAGTACTTCAATCATCAAAAAAGGCACAACTATTAACCTTATCGATCGCTTTACCTAAGAATAAGTTAAACACAACTAAATCTGATTGTTATTCAgcaattaaaatcaaaatgtaaacaaatacgTTTGTTTACATCTTACATTACAACAACTGTCTCACTACCTACCCGAAACAAAGCGCTAACGTTGATACCAACCCAGAAGTGATCAGCAAAGTTGATCAAAGGTTCCACGTTTGAGACAGCAGATGTCCTTGTAAAAACAATATCACCGGCCActcattacaatattgtttgtttACAAACATTAATGTTGTTGGGATATTGAAGGTCTTTATTTGAAAAGACGGAAGTAACTATAACACGCATTATGTTCGATAGGACTGGTTAGGATGAGGTTACGTAATATTTTAGTCAGCAACAGTGATTTTCCAATACATACTAGCATTAACAAGGAAATGCTTAGTAACTTATTTTAGCAGACTCTATTATAAAGAAGAATGGTTTCAAAAATCGATTAGTTATGTACCTATTCGAAAAAAGATTTCGTTACAGATACTTCAAGTCATCTTGACGCGTGGCGACATGACATGGCAGGTGTCGTCCGAGCAATCGAGCGTCACTCTCACACAGATCAAAGCTGCATATTTACAAGCATACGCACAGTGCACACATGCGCCGCGCGCCAAAATGACTTGCAGTATCTATACCTTGCCGTCCACAAAGCGTTTATTGCTCAAAATCTAAAGTAGACGAAATCAGTGACTTCTAAAAAGCTATTATAGTAAACACCTTTCCCACTACAACTTGGAGAATCTAACTATTTTACCTCCATActttaaaataagttaaaataaatctaaagttCTATAAGCTGAAACTCTTCTGAGTAAGTTGAATAtaatgcttagatcatttatacgtcaagatagactgtgacagccgtgaaaacgtcgaaaaaattgagtttagaatcAACCTCTATTTCGAGCAATTCTCACACACTACAAACAAactacaaatcgcaagtgtaagacgtagcttgtcacgcatactaaacttATATGCCTGGCCTtcttttatcggttgtctaacagcaagagactcttaTCTAGacgtaagtaatataaattatctaagatataatataatggaaCTATAAAAGTATGGAAAGcgtttattaaaaagaatataaaaaatgatttttgaaaCGAGTGTATTTCAATGTTATAGGGCTGCCccacaaaaataattttgcacCTGAAACAGTAACTTTTTTGCATACCTACTTCAATAGATGGCGGAAGAAAATTCTTTGAGAACCGTTATTTCATTTATGTTTCAGttttttcattacattgattataatagatattaattacatattacaCTTTAACgatgtatttttaattgtaaaaatattgtccTCGttgaacattattattattatttgtatattcatTTACATTGTGACCTAAATACAGCCTATTTAATGAACAATAAATATTAGACATATTTTCAACAGTAAAGTCAACCTTATTGTTATtagtatacaatatatattttggttACAATTCTTTTTTAGGAATAATTGATAACACGAAGCTCGTGATAAGAGGTTATCACATACCTACAGCGTAACAGTGTGCAGtgcacttttatattttattattagtaaataataaaatataaatatactgcTTCTATATTAAACATAT
Proteins encoded in this region:
- the LOC126967219 gene encoding sarcoplasmic calcium-binding protein: MATLLSRVGFRVISFNFEKTAAVFTINTSSSKKQIHTKMSCNGTVCYLQLQEARELDISETVRSLRRYSKQHGRPEENRRKLDYDSDSDSDTECKGFERSEFWRRKMRTVHNILDVDKDGLISFNDFLLFSDRFKSLGNLDEEQAKEFTAIIKLTWEEQWGAIDPYNFVTVEQYLEDMHHVLSDKTLKHRAHRWLPYLFKAVDKDRSGFISVNEFKLFFKCLGLDNEHAAVAFAVIDTNGDGKVSLKEFVNLGKEFFTTEDQSRVSKMFWGPLIDV